A stretch of the Ostrea edulis chromosome 9, xbOstEdul1.1, whole genome shotgun sequence genome encodes the following:
- the LOC125659078 gene encoding homeobox protein Nkx-2.2a-like, which yields MQGHQNTPFTIDNILSGSLFSKRGKKETKCEEDSTSIKGVDLSVSSVSPVEEDSVDVEGSDSDSEVSSTSHVVPVWSSDVESSLSNRSFNSTQSDREFLQNQKNEGKDNVQIEQLTPCKPRKKRSRAAFSHAQVFELERRFRHQRYLSGPERADLANTLKLTETQIKIWFQNRRYKTKRRQIQEQSCLNAAKKADVTLLIKDGKRIHSNGETQRMIFPSVPLASHLDYRYFYFVQ from the exons ATGCAGGGACATCAAAATACTCCCTTTACAATTGACAATATTTTAAGTGGAAGTTTATTTTCTAAACGTGGTAAGAAGGAGACGAAATGTGAGGAGGACAGTACTTCTATTAAAGGTGTCGACCTGAGCGTTAGTTCTGTCAGTCCGGTAGAGGAGGACAGCGTTGATGTCGAAGGTTCGGATTCAGATTCTGAAGTGTCCAGTACGTCACATGTGGTCCCTGTGTGGTCGTCAGATGTTGAATCAAGTCTATCAAATCGTAGTTTCAATTCCACGCAATCAGACCGGGAATTCTTACAAAATC AGAAAAATGAAGGAAAAGACAATGTACAAATCGAACAGCTGACACCTTGTAAACCAAGGAAGAAGAGATCAAGAGCGGCTTTCTCGCATGCGCAAGTTTTTGAATTGGAGCGCCGTTTCCGACACCAGCGCTACTTGTCAGGACCGGAAAGGGCCGACTTGGCCAACACCTTAAAACTTACTGagacacaaatcaaaatatggTTTCAAAATAGACGATACAAGACAAAACGGCGACAAATCCAAGAACAATCGTGTTTAAACGCTGCCAAAAAGGCGGATGTGACACTGCTTATTAAGGATGGCAAAAGAATTCATTCTAACGGAGAAACTCAGCGAATGATTTTCCCTTCAGTGCCATTAGCCAGCCACTTAGACTACCGTTATTTTTACTTTGTgcaatga
- the LOC130050567 gene encoding uncharacterized protein LOC130050567 produces the protein MTLHPGTYSSTPTPIAPPRNLQLHPGTYSSTPAPTAPPRHLQLHPGTYSSTPTPTAPPRHLQLHPGTYSSTPAPTAPPRHLQLHPDTYSSTPTPTAPPRHLQLHPDTPAPTAPPRQPGTYSSTPVPNPGTHSFIPALNPGTYMYKLQLHPGPESWHLQLHPAPTCTAPPRPRIPARTASSRP, from the exons ATGACG CTCCACCCCGGCACCTACAGCTCCACCCCGACACCTATAGCTCCACCCCGGAACCTACAGCTCCACCCCGGCACCTACAGCTCCACCCCGGCACCTACAGCTCCACCCCGGCACCTACAGCTCCACCCCGGCACCTACAGCTCCACCCCGACACCTACAGCTCCACCCCGACACCTACAGCTCCACCCCGGCACCTACAGCTCCACCCCGGCACCTACAGCTCCACCCCGGCACCTACAGCTCCACCCCGACACCTACAGCTCCACCCCGACACCTACAGCTCCACCCCGGCACCTACAGCTCCACCCCGACACCCCGGCACCTACAGCTCCACCCCGACAACCCGGCACCTACAGCTCCACCCCGGTCCCGAATCCCGGCACGCACAGCTTCATCCCGGCCCTGAATCCCGgcacctacatgtataagctACAGCTTCATCCCGGCCCCGAATCCTGGCACCTACAGCTCCACCCGGCACCTACATGTACAGCTCCACCCCGGCCCCGAATCCCGGCACGTACAGCTTCATCCCGGCCCTGA